In Gemmatimonadota bacterium, a single window of DNA contains:
- the leuD gene encoding 3-isopropylmalate dehydratase small subunit, with product MEPFRTHTGIVAPLDRADIDTDQIIPKQFLKRIEKAGYGRFLFNDWRYSEDGSPRPDFALNRPEYAGASILVTRRNFGCGSSREHAAWALRDYGFRTVLAPSFADIFRENADQNGIAAIALGADEIDVILARAVEHAPYELTVSLETRTVADGSDLTTAFEIDDFRRMCLMEGLDRIGLTLRYEDDISAYEQARGGAPARKLPPG from the coding sequence ATGGAGCCGTTCCGCACCCACACCGGAATCGTCGCGCCGCTCGACCGCGCCGACATCGATACCGACCAGATCATTCCGAAACAGTTCCTGAAACGAATCGAAAAGGCCGGGTACGGCCGGTTCCTCTTCAACGACTGGCGTTATTCCGAAGACGGGTCACCCCGTCCCGACTTCGCCCTCAATCGTCCCGAGTACGCAGGCGCGTCGATTCTCGTAACGCGCCGCAACTTCGGGTGTGGATCCTCGCGGGAGCACGCCGCTTGGGCGCTGCGGGACTACGGCTTCCGGACGGTACTCGCGCCGAGCTTTGCGGACATCTTCCGGGAGAACGCGGACCAAAACGGCATCGCCGCGATCGCGCTCGGCGCTGACGAAATCGACGTGATCCTCGCGAGAGCGGTGGAGCACGCACCGTACGAGCTCACCGTGAGTCTGGAGACTCGTACGGTGGCCGACGGGAGTGACCTGACCACCGCGTTCGAGATCGACGATTTCAGGCGTATGTGCCTCATGGAAGGACTGGACCGAATCGGTCTTACGCTTCGGTACGAGGACGACATCAGCGCGTATGAGCAGGCGAGGGGGGGAGCGCCCGCCCGGAAGCTGCCACCCGGTTAG
- a CDS encoding membrane dipeptidase encodes MNRREFVRLAGGGAIAPELLRSVEWDRLTGTRSQPPWPGYDEAFVVDALAGPIQFNIPQGSLPLGDNALDHVRRSGITAVNLTVNASASDAGSAFDNTRKRIADWTREIEAHPASLAGVRAVADLRDAKASQRLGLILGFQDTVPVEDDLGRIDEFYDLGVRIIQLTYNIANKIGSGCLAPDDGGLSELGVEAVSRMDERRVLIDLSHCGPHTTLDGIRASERPVSITHSGCTAVFDHPRNKDDATLRLLAERGGVVGIYLMPFLNPSGPPSGAHVLAHIGHALNVCGEDHVGIGSDQGIVPLDVSGDFAARFEAVSRQRAAAGIAAPREDTIPYVPDLNHPRRLETIADRMAARGHPSRVIEKVLGANFMRLFEEVCG; translated from the coding sequence ATGAATCGGAGGGAGTTCGTGCGTCTCGCCGGGGGCGGGGCGATCGCGCCGGAGCTTCTTCGTTCCGTGGAGTGGGACCGCCTAACCGGCACGCGAAGTCAGCCGCCGTGGCCCGGGTACGATGAGGCCTTCGTGGTCGACGCGCTGGCAGGTCCGATCCAGTTCAATATCCCTCAGGGGTCCCTTCCGCTCGGAGACAACGCGCTCGACCACGTGCGTAGATCGGGCATCACCGCCGTGAACCTCACCGTCAACGCGAGCGCTAGTGACGCCGGGAGCGCCTTCGACAACACGCGCAAGCGAATCGCGGATTGGACGCGCGAGATCGAAGCACATCCGGCGTCGCTCGCTGGGGTCCGCGCCGTTGCCGACCTGCGGGATGCGAAAGCGAGCCAACGGCTCGGCCTGATTCTCGGGTTCCAGGACACGGTGCCGGTCGAAGATGACCTGGGGCGCATCGACGAGTTCTACGACCTCGGCGTGCGCATCATCCAACTCACGTACAACATCGCGAACAAGATCGGCTCGGGCTGCCTCGCCCCAGACGATGGCGGGCTGAGCGAGCTCGGCGTCGAGGCCGTCTCGCGCATGGACGAAAGGCGAGTGCTGATCGACCTCTCCCATTGCGGGCCACATACGACGCTCGACGGCATTCGGGCCTCAGAACGCCCCGTCTCGATCACCCACTCGGGATGCACCGCTGTCTTCGATCACCCCCGCAACAAGGACGACGCAACGCTACGGCTACTCGCCGAACGGGGCGGCGTGGTGGGGATCTACCTGATGCCGTTTCTGAACCCGAGCGGCCCCCCGTCAGGCGCACACGTGCTGGCCCACATCGGACACGCGCTGAACGTGTGCGGCGAAGACCACGTGGGCATCGGGAGCGACCAGGGCATCGTCCCGCTCGACGTGAGCGGGGACTTCGCAGCCCGGTTCGAGGCTGTTTCTCGGCAGCGCGCCGCAGCCGGCATCGCAGCACCGCGCGAGGATACGATTCCGTACGTGCCCGATCTGAACCATCCACGTCGACTCGAAACGATCGCGGACCGGATGGCCGCGCGCGGGCACCCGAGCCGGGTGATCGAGAAGGTGCTCGGAGCCAATTTCATGAGGCTCTTCGAGGAAGTCTGCGGCTAA
- a CDS encoding dipeptidase: MRRSLVLLLAALTLTAGSLLAQQDPHMATALRVLSSTPLIDGHNDLPWAIRRSQVAPHDVEADAHDLRGRTPFHTDIERLRAGRVGGQFWSVYTPFGSTEEGAAKVQLEQIDIALQIIAKYPDVFELALDASDVRRIFASGKIASMLGMEGGHAIENSLGALRAFYRMGVRYMTLTHNGTLDWADAANGEQLHGGLTTFGEEVVREMNRMGMLVDLSHTAPTTMNDALDVATAPVIWSHAAARGLWDHPRNVPDQVLRRLPDNGGVVMVTFVPSFVSEGDEATIAEVADHIDHIANLAGVDHVGIGSDFDGISSTPVGLEDVSTFPALFAELSRRGWSEEDLAKLAGENLLRVMNEAETIARRLQRERAPSMATIR, translated from the coding sequence ATGAGACGTTCCTTGGTACTTCTGCTCGCGGCACTGACGCTGACCGCGGGATCCCTCCTCGCGCAGCAGGATCCCCACATGGCGACGGCGCTGCGGGTGCTCTCTTCAACACCTCTCATCGACGGCCACAACGACCTGCCCTGGGCGATCCGGAGGAGCCAGGTCGCGCCGCACGATGTCGAAGCCGACGCACACGACCTGCGTGGGCGCACGCCGTTCCACACCGACATCGAACGCTTGCGCGCAGGCAGGGTCGGCGGGCAGTTCTGGTCGGTCTACACTCCCTTCGGCTCCACCGAGGAAGGCGCCGCGAAGGTACAGCTCGAGCAGATCGACATCGCGCTCCAGATCATCGCCAAATACCCCGACGTTTTCGAGCTCGCCCTGGACGCGTCCGACGTGCGGCGCATCTTCGCGTCGGGCAAGATCGCCTCGATGCTCGGCATGGAAGGCGGCCACGCGATCGAGAATTCGCTCGGAGCGCTCCGGGCCTTCTACAGGATGGGCGTGCGCTATATGACGCTCACCCACAATGGCACACTCGATTGGGCCGATGCCGCGAACGGGGAGCAGCTACACGGTGGCCTCACCACGTTCGGTGAGGAAGTCGTGCGCGAGATGAACCGCATGGGCATGCTCGTCGATCTCTCCCATACGGCGCCGACTACGATGAACGACGCGCTCGATGTGGCGACGGCCCCGGTCATCTGGTCGCACGCTGCGGCCCGTGGTCTCTGGGACCACCCGCGCAACGTGCCTGACCAAGTTCTGCGCCGGCTGCCCGACAACGGGGGAGTCGTGATGGTGACCTTCGTGCCGTCGTTCGTGTCCGAGGGCGATGAGGCGACGATCGCCGAAGTGGCAGACCACATCGACCACATCGCCAACCTTGCGGGCGTGGACCACGTGGGCATCGGATCCGACTTCGATGGGATCAGCTCCACACCGGTCGGGCTCGAGGACGTCTCCACGTTTCCGGCGCTCTTCGCTGAGTTGTCGCGCCGCGGCTGGAGCGAGGAAGACCTCGCCAAACTGGCTGGTGAGAACCTCCTTCGTGTGATGAACGAGGCTGAGACGATTGCGCGGCGTCTGCAACGGGAGCGCGCGCCGTCGATGGCGACGATCCGATGA
- a CDS encoding DinB family protein produces MSSLPRPEVHEHDEYYKRYTDLVPDGDIVDTLRGQMETTLELLSSVPAERETFRYAEGKWSVREVIGHLIDTERVFAFRALTFARQDGAELPGMDQEEWGGRNNAHERPLDDLADEWSALRRANVRLFSTFDADAGARAGVANDHDFTVRSFPWIIAGHELWHRKLIARDYLTDYMEGSA; encoded by the coding sequence ATGAGTAGCCTTCCGCGCCCCGAGGTCCATGAGCACGACGAGTACTACAAGCGGTACACGGACCTCGTCCCGGACGGGGACATCGTCGACACACTCCGAGGCCAGATGGAAACCACCCTCGAGCTGCTAAGCAGCGTCCCGGCGGAAAGGGAGACCTTCCGCTACGCAGAAGGGAAGTGGTCCGTGCGCGAAGTGATCGGGCACCTCATCGATACCGAGCGGGTCTTCGCGTTCCGGGCCCTCACCTTCGCGCGCCAGGACGGTGCCGAGTTGCCGGGAATGGACCAGGAGGAGTGGGGCGGACGCAACAACGCGCACGAGCGCCCCCTCGACGACCTCGCCGATGAGTGGTCCGCTCTACGGCGCGCAAACGTGCGTTTGTTCTCCACCTTCGATGCGGATGCGGGGGCACGCGCCGGAGTCGCGAATGACCATGACTTCACAGTCCGAAGCTTCCCATGGATCATCGCCGGACACGAGCTGTGGCACCGGAAGCTCATCGCTCGCGACTATCTGACCGACTACATGGAAGGCTCGGCGTGA
- a CDS encoding pyridoxamine 5'-phosphate oxidase family protein — translation MGDDGQPFLNSNLFVYDEDKHCIYLHTHRTGRTRDNFDGREKVAFSAAAMGRRLPAPEALEFSVEYAGVVAFGTGVVVEDVVEAKAALQSLLDKYAPHLAAGEDYRPTTDEELARTAVYRIDIETWSGKQKEVEQDFPGAYPLPPPPVPFPDRAPQEI, via the coding sequence GTGGGAGACGACGGGCAACCGTTTCTGAATTCGAACCTCTTCGTATATGACGAAGACAAGCACTGCATCTATCTGCACACGCACCGGACGGGACGCACCCGCGACAACTTCGACGGCCGCGAGAAGGTCGCCTTCAGCGCGGCCGCGATGGGGCGGCGGCTGCCGGCGCCGGAGGCGCTAGAGTTCAGCGTCGAATATGCCGGCGTCGTGGCGTTCGGAACCGGCGTCGTGGTGGAGGACGTCGTAGAGGCGAAAGCCGCGCTGCAGAGCTTGCTCGACAAGTACGCGCCGCACCTCGCGGCCGGCGAGGACTACCGGCCGACCACCGACGAAGAGCTTGCGCGCACCGCCGTGTACCGGATCGATATCGAGACGTGGAGCGGCAAGCAAAAGGAAGTCGAGCAGGACTTTCCCGGTGCGTATCCGTTGCCCCCTCCTCCGGTGCCGTTCCCGGACCGCGCGCCGCAGGAGATCTGA
- a CDS encoding amidohydrolase family protein, with the protein MRTRKHYALLGASLLANCGSVQDASPGTIAFTNVNVIPMDRETVLANHTVVVVDGVITEVGPSNDIVVGNGATVIDGTGRYLTPGLAEMHAHVPPGDNPPREAVEDILFLYIANGVTTIRGMLGSEYQIPLADELERGEAFGPNFYVAAPSINGNSAPDAATAERLVRTHKEQGYDLQKIHPGVSLETWDHMVEVAQEVGLTFGGHVPADVGLVHAIETGMSTIDHLDGYVQAIASDDVVSQVNAGQTSLGGLVNGVDEEKLEQIVQLSLEHDVYVVPTMYLWENLYGAPDVVALLSQPEMQYVSQGQRDAWRRQAAGGPRGTPAELEAFFALRKRILKDLSDAGVGILMGTDSPQMFNVPGFALHRELRVVAESGMSNYEILRSGTASVGRYVADHLGLDGNFGTIAVGQRADLVLLGANPLDDLDNLTDRVGVMVRGRWVTRADIDAGLAALAEKHAGDMP; encoded by the coding sequence ATGAGGACACGCAAGCACTACGCCCTGCTGGGCGCGAGCCTGTTAGCGAACTGTGGAAGCGTTCAGGATGCCTCTCCGGGTACGATCGCGTTTACGAACGTCAACGTCATTCCGATGGACAGAGAGACCGTACTCGCGAACCACACGGTCGTGGTAGTCGACGGCGTGATCACCGAGGTCGGCCCATCGAACGACATCGTGGTCGGGAACGGAGCGACGGTCATCGACGGCACGGGGCGCTACCTCACACCCGGGCTCGCCGAAATGCACGCGCACGTACCTCCTGGCGACAACCCCCCACGCGAAGCCGTAGAGGACATCCTCTTCCTCTACATCGCGAACGGGGTGACCACGATCCGGGGCATGCTCGGCTCGGAGTACCAGATTCCGCTTGCCGATGAGCTCGAGCGCGGCGAAGCGTTCGGACCGAACTTCTACGTCGCTGCGCCGTCGATCAACGGGAACTCGGCGCCCGATGCCGCGACCGCGGAGCGGCTCGTGCGCACGCACAAGGAACAGGGCTACGACCTTCAGAAGATCCATCCAGGAGTCTCCCTGGAGACCTGGGACCACATGGTCGAGGTCGCCCAGGAGGTCGGGCTGACCTTCGGTGGTCACGTGCCGGCCGACGTTGGGCTGGTGCACGCCATCGAGACGGGCATGTCCACGATCGATCACCTCGACGGCTACGTGCAGGCCATCGCCTCCGACGACGTTGTGTCGCAAGTGAACGCGGGACAGACCAGCCTTGGCGGACTCGTGAACGGCGTCGACGAGGAGAAGCTCGAGCAAATCGTCCAGCTCTCGCTCGAGCACGACGTTTACGTGGTCCCCACGATGTATCTGTGGGAAAACCTGTACGGGGCCCCGGATGTCGTAGCGCTCCTGTCACAGCCCGAGATGCAGTATGTCTCGCAAGGGCAGCGGGACGCGTGGCGCCGACAGGCAGCCGGTGGGCCCCGAGGCACACCCGCGGAGCTTGAAGCGTTCTTCGCGCTGCGGAAACGGATCCTGAAGGATCTCTCCGACGCCGGCGTCGGCATCCTCATGGGTACCGACTCGCCCCAGATGTTCAACGTGCCGGGCTTCGCGCTCCACCGTGAACTGAGGGTGGTCGCCGAATCGGGGATGTCGAACTACGAGATCCTCAGGAGTGGAACCGCGTCCGTGGGCAGGTACGTGGCCGACCACCTGGGCCTCGACGGAAACTTCGGAACCATCGCGGTCGGCCAGCGCGCGGACCTGGTCCTGCTCGGCGCAAACCCGCTCGACGACCTCGACAACCTCACCGATCGAGTGGGTGTGATGGTCCGCGGGCGCTGGGTCACTCGGGCGGACATCGATGCCGGCCTCGCGGCGTTGGCGGAGAAGCACGCGGGGGACATGCCCTAG
- a CDS encoding M28 family peptidase, with product MTRRLSALAALLAISASPSLAQEPPMPEHPTLREGFLAWDRGDYPEALRAYLEVLNSRDGAEHVEEIALLTGELYEVTEVAVDGTRVAIAPDGSTGIFEVVEDGTTVTKVVDLSSASVVETLSASGVALGIRGALAYLRVEITPAVREARARQAQASGRTARAQAAAATAWEESKAATLIVRSQGRTIEVDLAGLAPVSMRFAPDTHVLYVLASPHDRPDDVGVYRVGEGSGAEAIDVSDGSKGGLIVAAGGRYVVYQTSAGLAVRDMVDGGLSTFDGAVSPSVSADGSMLTFMRRAQEIEIVAVPLKPRLTESASRVVVQTDLPISNAVVSPDGRHVAYQIQPFEDWEIYVAATDGSAPPRPISNEIQHDRNPRWLDDSHILSSKGEGRHMRSYVYDLDGGPPLKLFHNNTIRTIAPEYEWATSPDGSKVLIVSERDGDTVSPERGVYLVDRDSRVTVANVRARLEESLAAELSLRERGEAAFAPIAAQVAPVADAVSVARIYEYARDVYALGSKHITQPGNALAIEYYADALRGFGYEPELQWFDARGIRTANVVARIPGTVDPELVYVASSHFDSVERSPGADDNSSGATALLEAARVLRGHPMPATIELAFFTGEEAGLWGSREYVRRAIESGKHIVGALNNDMIGWTNDHRLDNTIRYSNPGIRDIQHAAAIRFSDLITYDALYYKSTDAAAYYEVYGDIVGGIGSYPVLGNPHYHQSHDRLETINQQLVAEVSKTTVATLMLLASSPARIDGLVVTDGVATWETSPESGISGYEVRWQTDMGWRTEQVTESSARLVGLLTGGAVMVRALHESGTVGWDWARAG from the coding sequence ATGACCAGACGGCTTTCCGCACTCGCAGCCTTGCTCGCGATCTCGGCGTCGCCTTCGCTCGCACAGGAACCTCCGATGCCCGAGCACCCCACGCTGCGCGAGGGATTCCTGGCGTGGGACCGGGGCGATTATCCGGAAGCGCTCCGGGCCTACTTGGAGGTCCTGAACAGTCGCGACGGCGCCGAGCACGTCGAGGAGATCGCCCTGCTTACCGGTGAGCTGTACGAGGTGACGGAGGTTGCGGTCGACGGCACCCGCGTCGCGATCGCTCCGGATGGGTCGACGGGCATCTTCGAAGTGGTCGAGGACGGGACGACGGTCACGAAGGTGGTCGATCTCTCCAGCGCTTCGGTCGTCGAGACACTGTCGGCCAGCGGCGTCGCTCTCGGGATCCGCGGCGCCCTCGCGTATCTGCGGGTGGAGATCACGCCGGCGGTTCGTGAGGCTCGCGCCCGGCAGGCGCAGGCGTCCGGTCGGACGGCCCGAGCGCAGGCGGCTGCGGCGACCGCTTGGGAAGAGTCCAAGGCGGCGACGCTCATCGTCCGGTCTCAGGGTCGAACGATCGAGGTCGACCTGGCTGGGTTGGCGCCCGTTTCGATGCGCTTCGCGCCGGACACGCACGTGCTCTACGTGCTCGCGAGCCCGCACGACCGGCCCGACGACGTCGGCGTCTACCGCGTCGGCGAGGGCAGCGGGGCAGAGGCGATCGATGTCTCGGATGGGTCGAAGGGAGGGCTGATCGTCGCGGCCGGGGGCCGCTACGTCGTGTATCAGACGAGCGCGGGACTCGCCGTCCGGGACATGGTGGACGGCGGCCTCTCGACGTTCGACGGCGCCGTTTCGCCCAGCGTCTCAGCCGATGGCTCGATGCTCACGTTCATGCGGCGGGCCCAGGAGATCGAGATCGTGGCCGTCCCGCTGAAGCCACGGCTCACGGAATCCGCATCCCGAGTCGTAGTTCAGACCGATCTGCCCATCTCCAATGCCGTCGTGTCACCCGACGGGCGTCACGTCGCGTACCAGATCCAGCCGTTCGAAGACTGGGAGATCTACGTCGCGGCGACCGACGGTAGCGCGCCGCCGCGTCCGATCTCGAACGAGATCCAGCACGACCGAAACCCCCGATGGCTCGACGATAGTCACATCCTGTCGTCCAAAGGCGAGGGTCGGCATATGCGCTCGTACGTCTACGATCTGGATGGTGGGCCACCGCTCAAGCTCTTCCATAACAACACGATCCGCACGATCGCCCCCGAGTACGAATGGGCGACGAGCCCGGACGGATCCAAGGTGCTGATCGTCTCCGAGCGTGACGGCGATACAGTCTCCCCCGAGCGCGGCGTCTACCTGGTCGATCGCGACTCGAGGGTCACGGTCGCGAACGTGCGCGCGCGTCTCGAGGAGAGTCTGGCGGCGGAGCTGAGCCTGAGGGAGCGGGGAGAAGCCGCGTTCGCGCCGATCGCGGCACAGGTGGCACCGGTCGCGGACGCGGTCTCTGTGGCGCGGATCTATGAATACGCTCGCGACGTGTACGCCCTCGGCTCCAAGCACATCACACAGCCGGGGAACGCGTTGGCGATCGAGTACTACGCCGACGCACTCCGCGGCTTCGGGTACGAGCCCGAGCTGCAGTGGTTCGATGCGCGCGGTATTCGCACGGCGAATGTGGTAGCAAGGATTCCGGGCACGGTCGATCCCGAGCTCGTCTACGTCGCGAGCAGTCACTTCGACTCGGTCGAGCGGAGTCCCGGAGCCGACGACAACTCGTCGGGGGCGACAGCCCTGCTCGAGGCGGCGCGAGTGCTCAGGGGCCACCCGATGCCTGCCACGATCGAGCTCGCGTTCTTCACGGGCGAGGAGGCGGGCCTATGGGGTAGCCGCGAGTATGTGCGTCGCGCGATCGAGAGTGGAAAGCACATCGTCGGCGCGCTCAACAACGACATGATCGGGTGGACGAACGACCACCGGCTCGACAACACGATCCGGTACTCGAACCCGGGAATCCGCGACATACAGCACGCGGCGGCGATCCGGTTTTCCGACCTGATCACGTACGATGCGCTCTACTACAAGAGCACGGACGCCGCGGCATACTACGAGGTGTACGGGGACATCGTAGGCGGTATCGGGTCGTACCCCGTGCTCGGTAACCCGCACTACCACCAGTCGCACGATCGCCTCGAAACGATCAACCAGCAGCTCGTCGCGGAGGTCTCGAAGACCACGGTGGCGACGCTCATGCTGCTCGCATCGAGCCCCGCGCGGATCGATGGGCTTGTGGTCACGGACGGCGTCGCCACCTGGGAAACCTCACCCGAGTCGGGCATCTCGGGCTACGAGGTCCGGTGGCAGACCGACATGGGTTGGAGAACGGAGCAGGTCACCGAGAGCTCGGCGAGACTCGTGGGCCTCCTGACCGGTGGTGCCGTTATGGTGCGAGCGCTCCACGAAAGCGGCACCGTGGGGTGGGACTGGGCGCGGGCAGGCTAG
- a CDS encoding MBL fold metallo-hydrolase, producing the protein MLLKRFYDVKLAQASYMIGCQVTGEAIVIDPHRDTEVYLRAADEEDMEITYVSETHIHADYLSGSRQLAKRTGAELVLSGEGDEDWQYGFAEEDGARLVHDGDQITLGNVTIEILHTPGHTPEHISFMVTDGAASSEPMCVLTGDFLFVGDVGRPDLLETAAGFAGTMEASARVLYGSLQRFRELPPYLQIFPGHGAGSACGKALGSVPSTTLGYEQLANWAFQCETEDDLVSEVLQGQPEPPVYFAEMKRMNRDGPALLDELPVPRRIAADVFAPLVEDGEVVLDVRPRTDFAAGHVPGAISVPLTNSFPTSCGWLLPYDRPIYLVADGEEQAREAARDLAFIGIDACEGYFDVAALDGWGTEHGGLETTAVIDWSDADRAVREENAFLLDVRNVAEWNGGHVPSAHHVHLGYLRDRTDEIPRDRPVLLYCSSGNRSGIAASLLQAEGFKDVCNIDGGMLDRIRRGLPTASSP; encoded by the coding sequence ATGCTCCTGAAGCGCTTCTACGACGTCAAGCTTGCCCAAGCGTCCTACATGATCGGGTGTCAGGTGACCGGAGAGGCGATCGTCATCGATCCCCATCGCGATACCGAGGTCTACCTGCGAGCAGCGGATGAAGAGGACATGGAGATCACCTATGTCTCCGAGACCCATATCCACGCGGACTACCTGTCGGGGTCGCGCCAACTCGCGAAGAGGACGGGCGCCGAGCTGGTTCTCTCCGGGGAGGGAGACGAAGACTGGCAGTACGGGTTCGCGGAGGAAGACGGCGCGCGCCTCGTGCACGATGGTGATCAGATCACGCTCGGCAACGTCACGATCGAGATCCTACACACACCCGGGCACACGCCGGAACACATCTCGTTCATGGTCACCGACGGCGCTGCGTCGAGCGAGCCGATGTGTGTTCTGACCGGGGACTTCCTCTTCGTGGGCGACGTCGGCCGCCCCGATTTGCTCGAGACGGCCGCGGGCTTTGCCGGCACGATGGAGGCGAGTGCACGCGTGTTGTACGGTTCGTTACAGCGGTTCCGCGAGCTGCCGCCGTACCTGCAGATCTTCCCGGGACACGGCGCTGGCTCCGCATGTGGCAAGGCGCTCGGCTCTGTGCCGTCGACCACGCTGGGATACGAGCAGCTCGCGAACTGGGCGTTTCAGTGCGAGACCGAGGACGACCTCGTTTCCGAAGTGCTCCAGGGCCAGCCGGAGCCGCCGGTCTACTTCGCCGAGATGAAGCGCATGAACCGAGACGGTCCTGCGCTGCTCGATGAGCTACCGGTCCCGCGGCGTATCGCCGCCGACGTGTTCGCGCCCTTGGTCGAGGACGGCGAGGTCGTGCTCGACGTACGCCCTCGGACCGATTTCGCGGCCGGCCACGTTCCCGGCGCGATCAGCGTGCCGCTCACGAACTCGTTTCCCACCTCGTGCGGCTGGCTGCTGCCGTACGACCGACCGATCTACCTCGTCGCCGACGGCGAGGAGCAGGCTCGTGAGGCTGCGCGCGATCTGGCATTCATCGGCATCGACGCATGCGAGGGGTACTTCGACGTAGCTGCCTTGGACGGCTGGGGCACCGAGCACGGCGGACTCGAGACGACCGCGGTCATCGACTGGTCGGACGCGGACCGGGCGGTGCGCGAAGAGAACGCGTTCCTGCTCGACGTGCGCAACGTCGCCGAGTGGAACGGTGGGCATGTCCCGTCTGCACACCACGTGCATCTCGGGTATCTGCGTGATCGCACCGACGAGATTCCGCGCGACCGGCCCGTATTGCTCTATTGCAGCAGCGGAAACCGGTCGGGGATCGCAGCCAGTCTGCTGCAGGCCGAGGGATTCAAGGACGTGTGCAATATAGACGGCGGGATGCTCGATCGGATTCGAAGAGGATTGCCCACCGCTTCCTCGCCTTAG
- a CDS encoding alpha/beta hydrolase, whose product MAISFPRTLRYARTWLTGRDELLQNEVMLDRDGTTVPATLLRPRTSVSPLPGWVVMHGITRAGRAHAQLVRFARAVASTGAAVIIPEVPEWRQLDLAPHLTAPTIRSAIDSLRTTPDVHEGPFGLVGFSFGAPHTVAAAGDPTLRADVAGVVGFGGYCDLGRTIHFMMTGQHEHNGDAISLRPDPYGRWIVAANYLTDATGYEGTDDVADALRRLAALAGDTGAPAWSPQYDPAKVQMGEGLAPDRRELFDLIAPPSDREPDVQEGAKLASLLTEGGKRAQPQMDPMEALSKVACPVHILHGRFDHLIPFSEGLRLREALSPQAESYATVTRLFGHSAQDPFPSPVQAIREIPLLFAALGRIFGMV is encoded by the coding sequence ATGGCAATCTCGTTTCCCCGAACCCTCCGGTACGCTCGGACCTGGCTGACAGGCCGGGATGAGCTGCTGCAGAACGAGGTCATGCTGGACCGCGACGGCACCACCGTTCCCGCTACCCTTCTGAGACCGCGGACCTCGGTCTCGCCGCTGCCCGGGTGGGTTGTCATGCATGGGATCACACGGGCCGGGCGGGCGCACGCCCAGTTGGTTCGCTTCGCGCGCGCGGTCGCCTCGACGGGCGCCGCCGTGATCATTCCTGAAGTGCCCGAATGGCGACAGCTCGATCTGGCACCACATCTGACGGCTCCTACCATCCGGAGCGCCATAGATTCCTTACGGACAACTCCAGACGTGCATGAGGGTCCATTCGGGCTGGTCGGATTCTCGTTTGGCGCGCCCCACACGGTGGCGGCGGCGGGAGACCCCACGCTCCGTGCCGACGTCGCGGGCGTGGTGGGCTTCGGAGGATACTGTGACCTCGGGCGGACGATCCACTTCATGATGACCGGCCAGCACGAGCACAACGGCGACGCGATCTCTCTCCGACCCGACCCGTACGGCCGCTGGATCGTGGCCGCGAACTACCTCACGGACGCCACCGGCTACGAGGGCACGGACGACGTGGCCGACGCACTCCGGCGACTCGCCGCCCTCGCTGGTGACACCGGGGCTCCGGCGTGGAGCCCGCAGTACGACCCGGCCAAGGTCCAGATGGGTGAGGGGCTCGCGCCCGATCGTCGCGAGCTCTTCGATCTGATCGCGCCACCCTCGGACAGGGAACCCGATGTCCAGGAGGGAGCCAAGCTCGCGTCGCTACTCACAGAGGGCGGAAAGCGCGCGCAGCCGCAAATGGATCCCATGGAGGCGCTGTCTAAGGTCGCGTGCCCAGTCCACATTCTTCATGGGCGATTCGACCATCTCATCCCATTCTCAGAAGGCCTCCGGCTCCGAGAGGCGTTGTCCCCCCAAGCGGAATCCTACGCGACGGTTACACGGCTATTCGGCCACTCCGCGCAGGATCCGTTTCCATCTCCGGTCCAGGCGATCCGCGAGATCCCGCTCCTCTTCGCCGCGCTGGGTCGGATCTTCGGCATGGTGTAA
- a CDS encoding RidA family protein translates to MKRASLFFAFLATLVAVPAAAQDGPRIAHQNQQGRPFSPAIQVGDMYWLSGKIGASGETRSMADGRVAAETHNIMRSFEELLQELGMTLENTVRAVVYLADIDDYGEMNEAYSSYFQAFAAPSRVTVAVGGLVAGASIEISFIAVKN, encoded by the coding sequence GTGAAGCGTGCATCGTTGTTCTTTGCGTTCCTGGCCACGCTCGTCGCGGTCCCCGCTGCGGCTCAGGACGGCCCTCGGATCGCGCATCAGAACCAACAGGGGCGGCCGTTCAGCCCGGCGATCCAGGTTGGCGACATGTACTGGCTCTCCGGCAAGATCGGAGCGTCCGGCGAGACGCGGTCTATGGCCGACGGCCGCGTCGCCGCGGAGACGCACAACATCATGCGCTCCTTTGAGGAGTTGCTCCAAGAGCTGGGGATGACGCTCGAAAACACCGTGCGCGCGGTCGTCTACCTCGCCGACATCGATGACTACGGCGAGATGAACGAAGCGTACAGTTCCTATTTCCAGGCCTTTGCGGCACCCTCTCGGGTAACGGTGGCCGTGGGGGGCCTGGTTGCGGGAGCGTCGATCGAGATCAGCTTCATCGCGGTGAAGAATTAG